In Rhodopirellula halodulae, a single window of DNA contains:
- a CDS encoding sigma-54-dependent transcriptional regulator, translated as MHVLFADDEKHLQELMRTELPRMGYRVTVCPDGETAVDVLSKEPIDCLLVDLDMPGMNGIEVIAKAREIRPEIEAVVMTGKPSQDTAIKALRHGTFDYLTKPCRLADISALMARVSERREWNRTVAALRHRLKRAEGHSDLIGENQSMLAVRKLISKVAPTESTVLIRGETGCGKELVARAIADESLRSEQPFVAINCGALPETLIESELFGHVKGAFTGADSGRMGLFEVASGGTLFLDEIGELPLAVQAKLLRVLETGDIRRLGDNQSIKVDVRVVCATHRDLEKMVDAGEFREDLMFRINTFELRLPSLRDRIDDLPALAEHLLRRHRADGTSGNLFTQAAMDELQSHQWPGNVRELANVIEHASVLCDALPIDVEHLPQHFSRRQLRADLADTAPMTMREIEALAIKRSMERHNENKKAVAEELGISLKTLYNKINAAAEASEAA; from the coding sequence ATGCACGTGCTGTTCGCCGACGACGAAAAGCATTTGCAGGAACTGATGCGAACCGAGTTGCCGCGAATGGGTTACCGCGTCACGGTGTGCCCTGATGGCGAAACCGCGGTTGATGTGCTCTCGAAAGAACCGATCGATTGTTTGCTCGTCGATTTGGACATGCCGGGCATGAACGGGATCGAAGTCATCGCGAAGGCACGCGAGATTCGACCTGAAATCGAAGCCGTCGTGATGACTGGAAAACCCAGCCAAGACACCGCGATCAAGGCTCTGCGTCACGGCACGTTTGATTACTTGACCAAGCCCTGTCGTTTGGCGGACATCTCGGCGTTGATGGCTCGTGTGAGCGAACGTCGTGAATGGAATCGCACGGTCGCGGCTCTGCGTCATCGTTTAAAGCGAGCCGAAGGGCACTCCGATCTGATTGGCGAAAACCAATCGATGCTGGCCGTTCGCAAACTGATCTCGAAAGTTGCGCCCACCGAGTCGACGGTGCTGATTCGCGGCGAAACGGGTTGCGGAAAAGAACTGGTCGCGCGAGCCATCGCTGATGAAAGCTTGCGTAGCGAGCAACCCTTTGTCGCAATCAACTGCGGTGCGTTGCCCGAGACGCTGATCGAAAGTGAGTTGTTCGGACACGTCAAAGGTGCCTTCACCGGAGCCGACTCGGGACGCATGGGATTGTTCGAAGTCGCCAGCGGCGGAACGTTGTTCCTGGATGAGATCGGTGAACTTCCACTGGCAGTGCAAGCCAAATTGCTGCGAGTCTTGGAAACCGGCGACATCCGACGGCTGGGTGACAATCAATCGATCAAAGTCGACGTGCGCGTCGTTTGTGCGACTCACCGTGACCTGGAAAAAATGGTCGACGCCGGCGAGTTCCGCGAGGATTTGATGTTCCGCATCAACACGTTCGAACTTCGTTTGCCGTCGCTTCGTGATCGCATCGATGACTTGCCAGCACTGGCTGAACACTTGCTGCGGCGGCACCGTGCCGATGGCACCAGCGGCAACCTGTTCACACAGGCGGCCATGGACGAATTGCAATCGCACCAATGGCCCGGCAACGTTCGTGAGCTTGCCAACGTGATCGAACATGCTTCCGTGCTCTGCGATGCTTTGCCAATCGACGTCGAGCATTTGCCCCAGCACTTCTCGCGACGTCAACTGCGAGCGGACTTGGCCGACACGGCTCCGATGACCATGCGGGAGATCGAGGCGTTGGCGATCAAGCGATCCATGGAACGGCACAACGAAAATAAGAAAGCCGTCGCCGAAGAGCTGGGGATCTCGCTGAAAACGCTCTACAACAAAATCAACGCGGCGGCGGAAGCCAGCGAAGCCGCCTGA